From a single Candidatus Latescibacter sp. genomic region:
- a CDS encoding DUF4159 domain-containing protein has translation MKKHLIPCMIYFISGCVAAGAQPPGYTSSIDAAQKNTATGSVGIAQVWGEQLIPPSNYPRAIINLKDALLKWTSLDATVEKHVLLGTSAIMKFPILFISTDQPFQLTETEKKNLREYLKSGGFLMVDNASAGMDNSPAGAALKQMITDVLGSSRLEPISNSHEIFLSPMELGGPPAGSATQMQQVGTRIQKDGTSVPSMIMPTESKTLLGVSMNGKLAVVYSNMGYTKKWNDNSGNDPQLKFGVNLIVYALKLKKGE, from the coding sequence ATGAAAAAACATCTCATCCCATGTATGATTTATTTCATATCAGGATGCGTTGCAGCCGGGGCGCAGCCTCCGGGATATACCTCTTCAATCGACGCTGCACAGAAAAATACTGCCACTGGCAGTGTCGGTATCGCCCAGGTCTGGGGTGAACAACTGATACCGCCATCCAATTATCCCCGGGCGATAATCAATCTGAAAGATGCCCTGCTGAAATGGACCTCCCTCGACGCCACGGTGGAAAAACATGTCCTACTGGGCACATCCGCCATCATGAAATTCCCCATCCTGTTCATCTCGACCGACCAGCCTTTCCAACTTACAGAAACTGAAAAAAAGAATTTGAGAGAGTACCTGAAAAGCGGTGGATTTCTGATGGTCGACAACGCCTCTGCCGGGATGGATAACAGCCCGGCTGGAGCGGCTCTCAAGCAGATGATCACGGATGTTCTCGGCTCCTCGCGGCTGGAGCCCATATCCAATTCCCATGAAATCTTCCTCTCTCCGATGGAGCTTGGCGGCCCGCCAGCCGGAAGCGCGACCCAAATGCAGCAAGTCGGGACACGTATACAGAAAGATGGTACATCAGTACCTTCCATGATTATGCCCACCGAATCCAAAACCCTCCTGGGCGTTTCCATGAACGGGAAGCTGGCTGTAGTATATTCCAATATGGGCTATACGAAAAAATGGAACGATAATTCCGGCAACGATCCCCAGTTGAAATTCGGGGTGAACCTTATTGTGTACGCACTGAAGCTGAAAAAGGGAGAATGA